Below is a window of Actinomycetota bacterium DNA.
GGCGGTGCCCGCCGTGAGCGGTTCGCTGGGGTTGGCGAGGGCGGGGATAAAGGCCAGGGTGGTCAAGGCCCTGGGTTCGACGCTGGATTGAGGCATTGCGGCGCGAGCCCCGCTTTTTTCCTGCCGGGAAGCGGGGCGGACGACCGGAAGAAAAAGACGAGGAGCGGGAGATGAGCGAAGGCTATGTGGTCAAGGTGGCGGGCCCCCTGGTGGTGGCGAGGGGATTGCCCGATCCCAAGATGTACGACCTGGTGAAGGTGGGCAGTGAGCGCCTCATGGGGGAGATCATCGAGCTGCGGGGTGACCGCGCTTCCATACAGGTCTACGAGGAGACGTCGGGCATCGGGCCCGGCGACGAGGTGGTGACCACCGGGGAGCCCCTCAGCGTGGAGCTGGGGCCCGGCCTGCTCGCCTCCATCTACGACGGGGTGCAGAGGCCGCTGGATGTGATCATGGCCAAGCACGGCAACTACGTGGCCAGGGGCGTGGAGGAGCCGGGGCTGTCGCGCGACCGCAAGTGGGCCTTCGAGCCCGTTATGAAGGTGGGGGACGAGGTGGTGCCCGGGGATATCATCGGCACCGTGCAGGAGACCAAGGTGGCCGTCCACCGCGTCATGGTGCCCAAGGGGGTACAAGGGAAGATATCCCACATAGAGGCGGGGGAGTTCACGGTGGAGGATATTGTGGCGGCTGTGCAGACCCCCTCCGGAGAGGTGCCAGTGACCATGATGCAGCGGTGGCCGGTGCGCCTGCCGCGGCCTTACCGGGAAAAGCGCCCGCCCGTGGAGCCCCTGGTCACCGGGCAGCGCATCGTGGACACCTTCTTCCCCATCGCCAAGGGCGGTACTGCCTGCGTGCCCGGCCCCTTCGGCTCCGGGAAGACGGTGCTCCAGCACGCCATCGCCAAGTGGGCCAACTCCCAGATCGTCATCTTCGTGGGCTGCGGCGAGCGCGGCAACGAGATGACCGACGTGTTGTTGGAGTTCCCCGAGCTCCTGGACCCCTATTCGGGAGAGCCCCTCATGCTGCGCACCGTGCTCATCGCCAACACCTCCAACATGCCGGTGGCCGCGCGCGAGGCCTCGGTATATACCGGCATCACCCTGGCGGAATACTACCGGGACATGGGATACGCCGTGACCCTGCAGGCCGACTCCACCTCCCGCTGGGCGGAGGCCCTGAGGGAGATCTCGGGTCGCCTGGAGGAGATGCCCGGCGAGGAGGGCTACCCAGCCTACCTGGGGACCCGCCTGGCCGCCTTCTACGAGCGGGCGGGACGCGTGGTCTGTCTGGGAAGCGACGGGCGTGAGGGCAGCATATGCGCCATCGGCTCCGTCTCGCCCCCCGGCGGGGACCTCTCGGAGCCGGTGACCCAGGCCACCCTGCGCGTGGTCAAGGTCTTCTGGTCCCTGGAGGACCGTCTGGCCTTCGCGCGCCACTTCCCCGCCATAAGCTGGCTGAACAGCTACAGCCTCTACCTGGACCAGACGGAGAAGTTCTGGAACCGCGAGGTGGACGAGGAATACGCGCGCCTGCGCGAGGAGGCCATGGCCGTCCTGCAGCGGGAGGCAGAGCTGCAGGAGATCGTGCGCCTCATCGGGGTGGAGGCCCTTTCCGACCAGGAGAGGTTGCTCATGGAGACGGCGAAATCCCTGCGCGAGGACTTCCTGCACCAGAACGCCTTCGACGACGCGGACGCCTTCACCTCTCTGCGCAAGCAGTTCCTGATGTTGAAGCTGATCATGAAGTTCCATGCCGTGGCCATGCGCGAGCTGGAGAAGGGCAGGCCCATCGCCGAGCTCATGGACCTGCCGGTGCAGGAGAGCATCGCGCGGGCCAAGTTCATCCCCGAGGATGATCTGGATAGATTTGCCAAACTGGAGCAGGAGGTCGAGGAGCAGCTCTCGGGCGCGGCCTCCGAGGTGAGACAGCCGTGACGCGCCGCGGGCGCGCGTGAGCAAGGCGGACCGGAAGGAGAGCCCAGACAATGGCCAAAGAGTATTTCACGGTAAGGGAGATCGTGGGGCCCCTCATCCTCATGGAGGGCGTGGAGGGCGCCAAATACAACGAGCTGGTGGAGGTGGAGTTCCCCGACGGGTCGGTGGGCTACGGGAACGTGCTGGAGGTGGAGGAGGACGTGGTGCTGCTGCAGTCCTTCGAGGCCACCAGCGGCCTCAACGTGGCCCAGACCAGGGTGCGCTTCACGGGCAAGAGCCTGGAGCTGCCGGTGAGCAGGGACATCCTGGGCCGCGTCTTCGACGGCCTGGGCAGGCCTCTGGACAAGGGTCCCCGGGTGATGCCCGAGAAGAGGCTGGATATCAACGGCAACCCCATCAACCCCTACGCGCGCGACTTTCCCACCGACTTCATCCAGACCGGCATCTCCTCCATCGACGGCCTGAACCCCCTGGTGAGGGGACAGAAGCTGCCCATATTCTCCGGGGCGGGCCTGCCGCACAACCGCGTGGCGGCGCAGATCGCGCGCCAGTCGGGGGTGTTGGGCGAGCGCGAGGAGTTCGCGGTGGTCTTCGCGGCCATGGGCATCACCTTCGAGGAGGCGGACTTCTTCATCCGCGAGTTCCGCGACCAGGCGGCGCTGGAGCGTTCGGTGCTCTTCATCAACCTGGCGGACGACCCCGCCATCGAGCGC
It encodes the following:
- a CDS encoding V-type ATP synthase subunit A; translation: MSEGYVVKVAGPLVVARGLPDPKMYDLVKVGSERLMGEIIELRGDRASIQVYEETSGIGPGDEVVTTGEPLSVELGPGLLASIYDGVQRPLDVIMAKHGNYVARGVEEPGLSRDRKWAFEPVMKVGDEVVPGDIIGTVQETKVAVHRVMVPKGVQGKISHIEAGEFTVEDIVAAVQTPSGEVPVTMMQRWPVRLPRPYREKRPPVEPLVTGQRIVDTFFPIAKGGTACVPGPFGSGKTVLQHAIAKWANSQIVIFVGCGERGNEMTDVLLEFPELLDPYSGEPLMLRTVLIANTSNMPVAAREASVYTGITLAEYYRDMGYAVTLQADSTSRWAEALREISGRLEEMPGEEGYPAYLGTRLAAFYERAGRVVCLGSDGREGSICAIGSVSPPGGDLSEPVTQATLRVVKVFWSLEDRLAFARHFPAISWLNSYSLYLDQTEKFWNREVDEEYARLREEAMAVLQREAELQEIVRLIGVEALSDQERLLMETAKSLREDFLHQNAFDDADAFTSLRKQFLMLKLIMKFHAVAMRELEKGRPIAELMDLPVQESIARAKFIPEDDLDRFAKLEQEVEEQLSGAASEVRQP